From Camarhynchus parvulus chromosome 10, STF_HiC, whole genome shotgun sequence, one genomic window encodes:
- the PGPEP1L gene encoding LOW QUALITY PROTEIN: pyroglutamyl-peptidase 1-like protein (The sequence of the model RefSeq protein was modified relative to this genomic sequence to represent the inferred CDS: deleted 2 bases in 1 codon) yields the protein MGRTSLACSSRLQMSWMGVQERARGFGPFRQYLVNSSWEAVKELSKRDLGENIDLQIMQLPVVYRKAKEQVCKIWTTLQPLLTVHVGLASSTTALIILEQCGKNKGYQERDVCGFHPEGACCVLDGPEKIESTINMKSLWKNVSVEGIDIILSRDAGRYICDYTYYTSLYYGNGRAAFIHVPPLSESVTAEFLGKALQTIILAMLEQCGEQREMDHRGKK from the exons ATGGGCAGAACTAGTCTGGCTTGCTCCAGCCGT CTGCAGATGAGCTGGATGGGAGTGCAGGAGAGGGCAAGAG gtttTGGTCCCTTCAGACAATACCTGGTTAATTCTAGCTGGGAAGCAGTGAAG GAGCTGTCCAAGAGAGACCTTGGTGAAAACATTGATCTCCAGATCATGCAGCTGCCAGTGGTTTACCGAAAAGCAAAGGAGCAAGTCTGCAAGATATGGACAACCCTTCAGCCACTG CTTACAGTTCATGTTGGGCTGGCTTCGTCCACCACAGCACTCATCATCCTGGAGCAGTGTGGGAAGAACAAAGGCTACCAGGAGAGGGATGTGTGTGGCTTTCACCCAGAAGGTGCCTGCTGCGTGCTAGATGGCCCAGAAAAGATTGAATCTACAATTAATATGAAGAGTCTCTGGAAAAATGTCTCAGTGGAAGGGATTGATATCATCCTTTCCAGAGATGCAGGAAG GTACATCTGTGATTACACCTACTACACTTCTCTGTATTATGGCAATGGAAGAGCTGCTTTCATCCACGTCCCTCCATTATCTGAGTCGGTAACAGCAGAATTTCTAGGAAAAGCATTACAGACCATTATCTTAGCAATGTTAGAACAGTGTGGGGAACAAAGAGAGATGGatcacagagggaaaaaatga